In Acinetobacter sp. WCHAc010034, a genomic segment contains:
- the rbtA gene encoding rhombotarget A — MLKRSIGIGMLCFAGHAYSAEIAVTTTADAVKDDKECSLREAVEYLNLAEADRPEAGYMGCGGKGASAVIVLEKNKVYRLDKKISIKAAMDIKTLYDSSVMEQAVAGLNNAVIEMAGQDQIFHIDNNDQVPVKVSMKEITFQGCKKSICAAQGGIIYNNETLTLETVKLLNGFANLGGAIYNASFSADAAVTAGSVTLQNSLLENNSAQDGGAIYSLAPGFKIYHSVFLRNASSSGGAVVYTLNAAADSSKLVFPSRLNILVNSTFFKNNGYAVNLKDGIGLNNLSIIKNAGGVMFDAPEGRGYLANSVVIGNGTAGEARDCGAEGASADKSILFNNLVSQPDCPVGASANQNTVLQGPDVIAGEDEGACSNLLQDGSSLFCPYAVPAKAFLGYLRPRMLLSYANVFSSPILNKGQTLANGNANFVYCEPADQRGTARLADNLWCDRGAVEIAVPASISKLGKDIKPGEIVQLNILESLGDSDLIPKEQCNAVAGPNPAGTPWQDGCLKIKQKETVSKGRTELNLDGGLTYTPNGSWHGTDDFEIQIITSSTRFNSPVEAKYLSARVTVKQEPDNAMESKTVETSGGALGAYSLAALFGLLGLRRFKK; from the coding sequence ATGCTCAAACGGAGCATAGGCATTGGCATGCTGTGTTTTGCAGGGCATGCTTACAGCGCTGAAATTGCGGTGACCACCACTGCAGATGCTGTGAAGGATGACAAGGAATGTTCGCTTCGCGAGGCAGTTGAATATCTTAATTTAGCGGAAGCAGACCGGCCGGAAGCAGGCTATATGGGCTGCGGCGGCAAAGGCGCGTCTGCTGTGATTGTGCTGGAAAAAAACAAAGTCTACAGGCTGGACAAGAAAATCAGCATTAAAGCGGCCATGGACATCAAGACGCTGTATGATAGCTCCGTCATGGAACAGGCGGTGGCTGGCCTGAATAATGCAGTGATTGAAATGGCCGGCCAGGATCAAATCTTTCATATTGACAACAATGACCAAGTTCCGGTTAAAGTCAGCATGAAGGAAATCACCTTTCAGGGCTGTAAAAAAAGTATTTGCGCAGCTCAGGGCGGCATAATTTACAACAATGAAACTTTAACGCTGGAAACCGTTAAATTGCTGAATGGCTTCGCAAATTTAGGCGGAGCAATCTATAACGCCAGTTTTTCAGCAGACGCGGCTGTGACTGCGGGTAGCGTGACGCTGCAGAATTCGCTGCTTGAAAACAATAGCGCGCAAGACGGTGGCGCTATTTATTCGCTGGCGCCCGGCTTTAAAATTTATCATTCTGTTTTCCTGCGCAATGCCAGCAGCTCAGGCGGGGCGGTAGTTTACACTTTGAACGCTGCAGCCGACAGCTCAAAACTGGTGTTTCCATCCCGGCTGAATATTCTGGTCAACAGTACATTTTTTAAAAATAACGGCTATGCGGTAAATCTCAAAGACGGCATTGGCTTGAATAACCTGAGCATTATCAAAAATGCCGGCGGCGTTATGTTTGATGCGCCTGAAGGGCGCGGCTATCTTGCCAACAGCGTGGTGATTGGCAACGGCACTGCCGGCGAAGCCAGAGATTGCGGAGCTGAAGGCGCATCTGCAGATAAGAGCATTCTATTCAACAATCTGGTTTCGCAGCCGGACTGCCCGGTTGGCGCCAGCGCAAATCAAAATACAGTTCTGCAGGGCCCGGACGTGATTGCCGGCGAAGATGAAGGCGCATGCAGCAATCTGCTGCAGGACGGCAGTTCTTTATTCTGCCCTTATGCCGTGCCTGCAAAGGCTTTTCTCGGCTATTTGCGCCCGCGCATGCTGCTCAGCTATGCCAATGTGTTTTCCAGCCCAATTTTAAACAAAGGCCAGACTTTGGCCAATGGCAATGCGAACTTTGTCTACTGCGAACCTGCCGATCAGCGCGGGACTGCGCGCTTGGCGGATAACCTCTGGTGCGACCGCGGCGCAGTGGAAATTGCCGTGCCAGCCAGTATTTCAAAGCTGGGCAAAGACATTAAGCCCGGTGAAATCGTCCAGCTGAATATTCTGGAATCTTTAGGCGACAGCGACTTGATTCCTAAAGAGCAGTGCAATGCGGTGGCCGGGCCAAATCCGGCGGGAACGCCGTGGCAGGATGGATGCCTGAAAATCAAGCAGAAGGAAACTGTATCCAAAGGCCGGACCGAGCTTAATCTGGACGGCGGCCTGACCTATACGCCGAACGGCAGCTGGCATGGCACAGATGATTTTGAAATTCAAATCATTACTTCCTCTACGCGCTTTAATAGCCCTGTGGAAGCGAAGTACCTCAGCGCGCGGGTGACGGTTAAGCAAGAGCCGGACAATGCAATGGAAAGCAAAACAGTCGAAACCTCAGGAGGCGCTTTGGGCGCATATAGCCTGGCTGCCTTATTCGGCTTATTGGGCCTGCGCCGATTCAAAAAATAA